In Bacteroidota bacterium, the following proteins share a genomic window:
- a CDS encoding M13 family metallopeptidase produces MQKLYFLKLTVFFLALFFTAFKLANKSGKEPVKKSGISIESMDKSIDPRIDFYHFANGNWAKNNPIPETESSWGSFSELKKRSENLLHEILDQAAADKSALKGSINQQIGDFYYTAMDTLKIELDGIKPLAEETKKINAIKSNNEIPSLLAHLHSIGVSSLFSFYVSQDAKNSSVHITYAGQGGLGLPDRDYYLKEDEKSINIRKEYLKYLTKVFEMLKDKAPAEKAKTVIKIETELANASLTRTEQRDIEKRYNKLKLSDLQKITPSFNWKVYTEATGITKVDEIIVSHPPYFNTVENLMKTLKPEDWKTYNTWHLYRLVSPKINSDFEKEHFYFYNTILAGVKEMKPRWERALAASNDVMGELLGQAYVKKAFSPQSKEKVNEMVDNLLAAFKERILQLDWMDDQTKNKALVKLASFNRKLGYPDKWKDFSELKVDRDSYVGNFLRARKFHHKIMIDKIGKPIDKTEWGMSPQTINAYYSPLRNEIVFPAAIMQAPFFNPDAEDAINYGSMGAVIGHEITHGFDDQGCKFNSEGNLENWWLEVDMEQFKAKTNVLVTQFNNYKVSEELAINGQLTLGENIADIGGLSVSYYAYQKSLLGKERVVIDGFSPEQRFFIGWAQVWKINMRPEHLRNMILTNPHSPGMYRVLGPLSNMPEFHAAFGVKPGDAMYREENNRAKIW; encoded by the coding sequence ATGCAAAAGCTCTATTTTCTAAAACTTACAGTATTTTTTTTAGCATTGTTTTTCACTGCTTTTAAATTAGCGAATAAATCTGGTAAGGAACCTGTTAAAAAAAGCGGAATTTCAATTGAATCAATGGATAAAAGCATTGATCCGCGTATTGATTTTTACCATTTTGCAAATGGCAATTGGGCTAAAAACAACCCTATTCCCGAAACGGAATCAAGTTGGGGAAGTTTTAGTGAATTGAAAAAGCGGAGCGAAAATTTGCTTCATGAAATCCTGGACCAGGCAGCAGCGGATAAAAGTGCATTAAAGGGAAGTATCAATCAACAAATAGGCGATTTTTACTATACTGCAATGGATACATTGAAAATTGAATTGGATGGTATTAAGCCACTTGCCGAGGAAACAAAAAAAATAAATGCCATTAAATCAAACAATGAAATACCTTCCCTTTTGGCTCATTTGCATAGTATTGGAGTATCTTCTTTATTTAGTTTCTATGTTAGCCAGGATGCAAAAAACAGTTCAGTGCATATAACTTATGCAGGACAAGGAGGCCTGGGTTTGCCTGATAGGGATTATTATTTAAAAGAGGATGAAAAATCTATAAATATAAGAAAGGAATACTTAAAGTATTTGACCAAAGTGTTTGAAATGTTAAAGGACAAGGCCCCGGCAGAAAAAGCAAAAACTGTAATAAAGATTGAAACGGAATTGGCAAATGCTTCATTAACTAGAACTGAGCAGCGTGACATTGAAAAGCGTTACAATAAGTTAAAGCTTTCTGATTTGCAAAAAATTACGCCATCTTTCAATTGGAAAGTTTATACTGAAGCCACAGGAATAACTAAAGTGGATGAAATAATTGTAAGCCATCCTCCTTACTTTAATACAGTTGAAAATTTAATGAAAACCTTAAAACCAGAAGACTGGAAAACATACAATACATGGCATTTATACCGCCTTGTGTCTCCAAAAATTAATTCTGATTTTGAAAAAGAACATTTTTATTTTTACAACACAATTCTTGCTGGCGTAAAGGAAATGAAACCGCGTTGGGAGAGAGCTCTTGCTGCAAGTAATGATGTGATGGGTGAGTTATTGGGACAAGCTTATGTTAAGAAAGCTTTCAGCCCTCAATCGAAGGAAAAGGTAAATGAAATGGTGGATAACCTTCTTGCAGCCTTCAAAGAAAGAATTCTACAGTTGGATTGGATGGATGATCAAACAAAAAACAAGGCATTAGTAAAACTTGCCTCTTTTAATAGAAAACTTGGTTATCCGGATAAGTGGAAAGATTTTTCGGAGCTCAAAGTTGACAGGGATTCCTATGTAGGGAACTTTTTAAGGGCACGAAAATTCCATCATAAAATAATGATTGATAAAATTGGAAAGCCAATTGATAAAACAGAATGGGGTATGTCTCCGCAAACCATTAACGCTTATTATAGTCCCTTGCGAAATGAAATTGTTTTTCCTGCTGCAATTATGCAAGCTCCCTTTTTTAATCCTGATGCCGAGGATGCAATAAATTATGGGAGTATGGGAGCTGTAATTGGTCATGAAATTACCCATGGCTTTGATGATCAGGGATGCAAATTTAATTCAGAAGGAAATCTGGAAAATTGGTGGCTGGAAGTAGACATGGAACAGTTTAAGGCCAAAACAAATGTGCTTGTAACACAGTTCAATAATTACAAAGTTTCAGAGGAACTGGCAATTAACGGTCAGTTAACATTGGGTGAAAACATTGCTGATATTGGCGGTTTGAGCGTTTCCTATTATGCTTATCAAAAATCCCTGCTAGGAAAAGAAAGAGTTGTAATTGATGGTTTTTCTCCCGAACAAAGATTTTTTATTGGCTGGGCGCAGGTTTGGAAAATAAATATGCGTCCTGAACATTTAAGAAACATGATTTTAACAAATCCACATTCTCCAGGAATGTACCGTGTTTTAGGACCCTTATCCAATATGCCCGAATTTCATGCAGCTTTTGGGGTAAAACCTGGCGATGCAATGTATCGTGAGGAGAATAACAGAGCAAAAATTTGGTAA
- a CDS encoding alpha/beta hydrolase has translation MTEIYKSGNILIEGRHKRPVMVDVTCVADGSKKPVIIFSHGFKGFKDWGHFNLMAREFANQNFVCVKFNFSHNGITPTDTNEFSDLDAFANNNFSIELDDLGTVIDWVQANIFLRDEVQPECIFLVGHSRGGGISLLKANEDPRIKKVVTWAAPCTFENRFLPEEMEYWKKNGVIYVQNFRTNEMMPMYYQIVEDYVKNKKRIDIPRAASMLKIPCLLVQGTADDVVLATDVEELQKLMPSAELFLLEHADHTFGTTHPYISEVLENDFLKVFNKTCGFLKCLADIKT, from the coding sequence ATGACAGAAATTTATAAATCAGGTAATATATTGATTGAGGGTAGGCATAAACGTCCTGTAATGGTTGATGTTACCTGTGTTGCTGATGGCTCGAAAAAACCTGTTATTATTTTTTCTCATGGATTTAAAGGATTTAAGGACTGGGGACATTTTAACCTTATGGCCAGGGAATTTGCAAACCAGAATTTTGTATGTGTTAAATTTAATTTTTCCCACAATGGTATAACGCCTACCGATACCAATGAGTTTTCAGATCTTGATGCTTTTGCCAACAATAATTTTTCAATAGAACTTGATGACCTGGGTACTGTTATTGATTGGGTGCAGGCAAATATTTTTTTAAGAGATGAAGTACAGCCGGAATGCATTTTTCTTGTAGGGCATAGCCGCGGAGGAGGTATAAGCCTGTTAAAAGCCAATGAAGATCCACGGATAAAAAAAGTGGTAACCTGGGCAGCTCCTTGTACTTTTGAAAACCGTTTTCTTCCTGAAGAAATGGAATATTGGAAAAAAAATGGAGTAATTTATGTGCAAAATTTCAGAACAAATGAAATGATGCCTATGTATTACCAGATTGTTGAGGACTATGTTAAAAACAAAAAGAGAATTGACATTCCAAGAGCTGCCTCAATGCTTAAAATACCTTGTTTACTTGTTCAGGGCACTGCCGATGATGTTGTTTTAGCAACCGATGTTGAAGAATTACAAAAGCTTATGCCTTCTGCTGAACTGTTTCTTCTTGAGCATGCTGACCATACATTTGGAACAACACATCCTTATATTTCTGAAGTGCTGGAAAATGATTTTTTAAAAGTATTTAATAAAACCTGCGGGTTTTTAAAATGCCTTGCCGATATTAAAACCTAA
- the tsaD gene encoding tRNA (adenosine(37)-N6)-threonylcarbamoyltransferase complex transferase subunit TsaD codes for MSDKSIIILGIESSCDETSAAVLADGKILANIIASQKVHETYGGVVPELASRAHQQNIVPVVDQAIKASKIDKRNISAISYTRGPGLMGSLLVGASFAKAMALALNIPLIEVNHLQAHIHAHFIIEKDGFSNQPGFPFLCLTVSGGHTQIVRVNNFFEMKLLGETIDDAAGEAFDKIAKILGFAYPGGPLIDEYAKTGDAQKFNFTHPNVPGYDFSFSGLKTAFMYFIRDNIKRDSEFIVKNKADICASIQKTIVDILMQNLKQAAIDHNITEIALAGGVSANSLLRKTLKNIGEERNWKVYIPKFEYCTDNAAMIAETGFLKFKHNEFSSQELAPVARLKFI; via the coding sequence ATGTCTGACAAATCTATAATAATTTTAGGTATTGAGTCCTCATGCGATGAAACTTCCGCTGCCGTGCTTGCCGATGGCAAAATTCTTGCCAATATAATTGCCTCACAAAAAGTTCATGAAACATACGGAGGTGTAGTTCCAGAACTTGCATCAAGGGCGCATCAGCAAAACATTGTACCGGTTGTTGACCAGGCAATAAAAGCATCAAAAATTGATAAACGTAATATTAGTGCAATTTCATATACCAGAGGACCAGGATTAATGGGTTCCTTATTAGTTGGTGCCTCTTTTGCAAAAGCAATGGCACTTGCACTAAATATTCCACTTATTGAAGTAAATCACCTCCAGGCCCATATTCATGCGCATTTCATAATTGAAAAAGATGGATTTTCAAATCAGCCGGGTTTTCCATTTTTATGTTTAACCGTTTCAGGTGGACATACTCAAATAGTAAGGGTTAATAATTTTTTCGAAATGAAATTATTGGGTGAAACCATTGATGATGCTGCAGGAGAGGCTTTTGATAAAATTGCTAAAATTTTGGGGTTTGCTTATCCCGGAGGGCCTTTAATTGATGAGTATGCAAAAACAGGAGATGCGCAAAAATTTAATTTTACACATCCCAATGTTCCCGGATATGATTTTAGCTTTAGCGGTTTAAAAACAGCCTTTATGTATTTCATTAGGGATAACATTAAAAGAGATTCAGAGTTTATTGTAAAGAATAAAGCAGATATTTGTGCTTCTATTCAAAAAACTATTGTTGATATATTAATGCAAAATTTAAAGCAGGCTGCAATTGATCATAATATTACTGAAATTGCATTGGCAGGAGGAGTTTCTGCAAATTCACTTTTAAGAAAAACATTAAAAAATATCGGAGAAGAGAGAAATTGGAAGGTTTATATTCCTAAATTTGAATATTGTACAGATAATGCTGCAATGATTGCAGAAACAGGTTTCTTGAAATTTAAACACAATGAATTCAGCAGTCAGGAATTAGCCCCTGTTGCAAGATTAAAGTTTATTTAA
- a CDS encoding translocation/assembly module TamB domain-containing protein, with translation MLTILSFAIRDSRAQSWLASKAALWISAKTGTVATVRGVDIEFFKTIVLEGLYLEDLDKDTLLYTDKIKIDIGLLSFQKNKISFSSIILDQAEINIKFKQGEDHINFQFLLDAFQSNDTSSMQAWDIDVSSLELVNSKFSYQDKNMPVQDFGVNYWDIKAENINLKLADIRFKGDTILAEIQNISLKEKSGFILNGLSAMASICSSELIMENLFIHTPESEVKTFLSFKYDHWVDWKDFITNVNMKYNVQKAVVNFSDVSYFAPYLRGIDKKVELTGEVRGTVDHLKGRNLRILTGELTSFKGDVNINGLPEIDETYWHLNIQQFITNKKDLDNIPLPPFDTGTRLKTNDNINLLGNMRFQGDFSGFFNDFVAYGDFTTALGKLSSDISLSFDSITNKPYYKGSLSTQSFNLGKFLDIKELGSISLSTKVKGSGITKDEIKGDLTGTINRIELNRYHYKNIDFKGSIAQELFNGSLVVDDENLDMSFDGSIDFNGILPEFLFTTSIRSARLANLNLINRDTSSNITSNIVFNLKGNSLDNMIGTIDVNNTYYSEMDLSYFINKISLNSHSDNGDKVLNLKSDLAEINLQGIFSIEYMYASILDVFDNIISSDIKAPQLRVPGNKIQQFTYDINLKDIQPITELFLPEFEIGKNTKLYGSFESEKNSLKLKGHSSQINLYGIELKHFFINSNIENDIFVLNLGCAETFLSDSITLKNFMIDTRTKKELMVYEVKWDNLSEIKNKASITGSVLFNSLSKFELQLNPSEIFISDSLWIASSQSPLYFDSTSIKIQDLLFSTGSQDIEINGTLTNNADDKLQLRFMEFNLANLNVLTSPSGIELAGFIDGIAFVSDIYNNVLFGSKLSLKKLSVNKENIGDGVISSTWNTQNQSIVLDGHFLRGSIPTFEISGNYFPYKKKNNIDLVVKLEKLQLQMVDQYLEEWVSDLRGLATGKVTINGEITKPLIQGKINLQKAGCLIKYLNTHYTFSHEISIENNKIFFENLSLFDSRGNKAISNGSLSHSNFEKLEFNLTLLPENFMVLNTQEIHNPLYYGTAFVTGKVDINGPVENLNIDITAKSEKGTVFYIPLTGSEELTVSNFITFINKDTTIVKVKDEYKVDLSGIKMNFEFELTPDAEVQIIFDPKIGDVIKGKGKGNLTMEINTLGKFSIFGEYTIEEGDYLFTLMNVINKRFKVEKGGTIKWTGDPYNAKLDINAIYKLRTSLHDLGQQIAVDTTRKRVPVNVMLNMREDLLSPEIHFDIKLPGADEFTKSQLQVLLYNEQELNQQVFALLTLNRFVPPLNVAGGAEYSQAGVTSSTELLSNQLSNWLSQISNEFDVGVNYRPGDEISSQEFEFALSTQVLNDRVILDGNVGVSNNPAAEVQQTNNMVGEFNVEYKISEDGRFRVKGFNRPIGANQIDVNSNYTQGVGLFYRVEFNTFGELYNQFRNRIRRKDKKQENDSEVEETENDGAVKL, from the coding sequence TTGTTAACCATATTAAGCTTTGCTATTAGAGACAGCAGAGCGCAATCATGGCTAGCCTCAAAAGCTGCACTTTGGATTTCAGCAAAAACAGGTACGGTGGCAACTGTAAGAGGCGTGGATATTGAATTTTTTAAAACGATTGTCCTTGAAGGCCTTTATTTGGAGGATTTAGACAAGGACACTTTGCTTTACACTGATAAAATAAAGATCGATATTGGCTTGCTTAGTTTTCAGAAAAACAAGATTTCTTTTAGCAGTATTATTCTTGACCAGGCTGAAATAAATATTAAATTCAAGCAAGGGGAAGATCATATTAACTTTCAGTTTTTACTTGATGCTTTTCAAAGTAATGACACCTCATCAATGCAAGCATGGGATATTGATGTTTCCTCCCTTGAATTAGTAAATTCCAAGTTTAGTTACCAGGATAAAAATATGCCTGTACAGGATTTTGGAGTGAATTATTGGGATATAAAAGCTGAAAATATAAATTTGAAATTAGCCGACATTCGATTTAAAGGCGATACAATTCTTGCTGAAATACAAAACATAAGTCTTAAGGAAAAAAGTGGATTTATACTTAATGGCCTTTCTGCCATGGCCTCAATTTGTTCTTCTGAGCTTATTATGGAAAATCTTTTTATTCATACTCCTGAGAGTGAAGTTAAAACCTTTTTGTCATTTAAATATGATCATTGGGTGGACTGGAAAGATTTTATTACCAATGTTAACATGAAGTACAATGTCCAAAAGGCTGTAGTTAACTTTTCTGATGTTTCATATTTTGCACCTTATTTAAGGGGAATAGATAAAAAAGTGGAATTAACAGGAGAAGTAAGAGGTACGGTTGATCATTTAAAAGGAAGAAACCTGCGTATTTTAACCGGGGAATTAACTTCATTTAAAGGAGATGTTAATATAAACGGCTTACCCGAAATTGATGAAACATATTGGCATTTAAACATACAACAATTTATAACAAACAAAAAAGACCTGGATAATATTCCTCTTCCTCCTTTTGATACAGGAACAAGACTTAAAACAAATGACAATATAAACCTTCTTGGCAATATGCGTTTCCAAGGAGATTTTTCTGGATTTTTTAATGATTTCGTGGCTTATGGCGACTTTACCACTGCCCTGGGAAAGCTCTCCTCTGACATTTCTCTTAGTTTTGATTCAATAACAAATAAGCCATATTACAAAGGATCGCTTTCAACACAAAGTTTTAACCTGGGAAAATTTTTGGATATTAAAGAATTAGGAAGTATTAGCCTTTCTACCAAAGTTAAGGGAAGTGGGATAACAAAGGATGAAATTAAAGGTGATTTAACCGGAACCATCAATAGGATTGAATTGAACCGATATCATTATAAAAACATCGATTTTAAAGGAAGTATAGCTCAGGAATTATTTAATGGATCATTAGTGGTAGATGATGAAAACCTGGATATGTCCTTTGATGGCTCGATTGACTTTAATGGAATTTTGCCTGAATTTCTTTTTACAACAAGCATCCGCAGTGCCAGATTAGCCAATTTAAATTTAATAAACAGAGATACCAGTTCCAATATTACATCAAATATTGTTTTCAATTTAAAAGGCAACTCCCTGGATAATATGATCGGTACAATTGATGTAAATAATACATATTATTCAGAAATGGATTTATCCTATTTTATCAATAAAATAAGCCTGAATTCCCATAGTGATAATGGAGATAAAGTTTTAAATTTAAAATCGGACCTGGCTGAAATAAATCTGCAGGGAATATTTAGTATTGAATACATGTATGCCTCAATTTTAGATGTATTTGATAATATAATTTCAAGTGATATAAAAGCTCCTCAATTGAGAGTTCCTGGAAACAAAATACAACAATTTACATACGACATTAATTTAAAAGACATTCAGCCCATAACAGAGCTGTTTTTGCCAGAATTTGAAATAGGTAAAAATACCAAGCTATACGGAAGTTTTGAATCCGAAAAAAATTCACTTAAACTCAAGGGACATTCCTCTCAAATTAATCTTTATGGTATTGAATTGAAACATTTTTTCATCAATTCAAATATCGAAAATGATATCTTCGTACTAAACCTGGGATGTGCCGAAACCTTTTTGAGCGATAGCATAACCTTGAAAAATTTCATGATTGATACCCGAACAAAGAAAGAGTTAATGGTTTATGAGGTAAAGTGGGACAATTTGAGTGAAATAAAAAACAAGGCCAGTATAACAGGTTCTGTTTTATTTAACAGCTTATCAAAATTTGAACTCCAACTTAATCCTTCCGAAATATTTATTTCTGATTCTCTTTGGATTGCCTCTTCTCAAAGCCCTTTATACTTTGATTCAACGAGTATTAAGATTCAGGACCTTCTATTTTCAACTGGATCACAAGACATTGAAATTAATGGAACATTAACAAACAATGCGGATGATAAGTTGCAACTGCGTTTTATGGAATTTAATCTGGCTAATTTAAATGTCCTTACAAGTCCATCCGGTATTGAGCTTGCTGGGTTTATTGATGGAATTGCATTCGTTTCGGATATTTACAATAACGTTCTTTTTGGATCAAAATTAAGTCTCAAAAAGTTAAGTGTAAACAAGGAAAACATTGGTGATGGAGTAATTTCATCAACCTGGAATACACAAAATCAATCCATTGTGCTGGATGGACACTTTTTAAGAGGAAGTATTCCAACTTTTGAAATTTCAGGTAATTATTTTCCGTATAAAAAGAAGAACAACATTGATTTGGTTGTAAAGCTTGAAAAGTTGCAACTTCAAATGGTTGATCAATACCTGGAGGAATGGGTATCAGATTTACGTGGGCTGGCTACCGGAAAGGTTACCATAAATGGTGAAATCACAAAACCCTTAATCCAAGGAAAAATTAATCTGCAAAAAGCAGGTTGTTTGATCAAATATTTAAATACACATTATACATTCAGCCACGAAATTAGTATAGAGAACAATAAAATATTTTTTGAAAACCTAAGCCTCTTTGATTCCCGTGGAAACAAGGCAATATCAAATGGAAGCTTAAGTCACAGCAATTTCGAAAAACTGGAATTTAATTTAACATTGCTTCCTGAAAATTTTATGGTTTTGAATACTCAGGAAATTCACAATCCCCTATATTACGGAACAGCCTTTGTTACTGGAAAAGTAGATATTAATGGCCCTGTTGAAAATTTAAACATTGATATTACCGCAAAAAGTGAAAAAGGAACTGTTTTTTACATCCCATTAACCGGTTCAGAGGAATTAACTGTTTCTAATTTCATCACATTTATTAATAAGGATACAACAATTGTTAAGGTAAAAGACGAATACAAGGTTGATCTGTCAGGTATAAAAATGAATTTTGAATTTGAACTTACTCCAGATGCAGAAGTTCAAATTATTTTTGACCCTAAAATTGGCGATGTAATTAAAGGCAAAGGCAAAGGAAATTTAACAATGGAAATAAATACCCTTGGAAAATTCAGCATATTCGGAGAATATACAATTGAAGAAGGAGATTATCTTTTTACCCTAATGAACGTAATTAACAAACGATTTAAGGTTGAAAAAGGAGGCACAATTAAATGGACTGGTGATCCATATAATGCAAAACTTGATATTAATGCTATTTATAAATTAAGAACATCTTTGCATGATTTAGGACAGCAAATAGCTGTTGATACCACAAGGAAAAGAGTTCCGGTAAATGTAATGTTAAATATGCGTGAAGATCTTTTAAGTCCTGAAATCCATTTTGATATTAAACTGCCCGGAGCAGATGAATTTACTAAAAGCCAGCTCCAGGTTTTGCTTTACAATGAACAGGAACTCAACCAACAGGTTTTTGCATTGTTAACGCTCAATCGTTTTGTGCCCCCCTTGAATGTTGCAGGTGGTGCAGAATATTCACAGGCAGGAGTAACCAGTTCCACCGAATTGCTCTCTAACCAACTTAGCAATTGGCTTTCCCAAATAAGCAATGAATTTGATGTGGGTGTTAATTATAGACCGGGTGATGAGATTTCCAGCCAGGAGTTTGAATTTGCACTCTCTACTCAGGTGCTCAATGATCGTGTTATTTTGGATGGAAATGTTGGTGTTTCCAATAACCCAGCGGCAGAAGTGCAACAAACAAATAATATGGTTGGAGAATTTAATGTTGAATATAAAATTAGTGAAGATGGACGATTTAGAGTAAAAGGATTTAACAGACCAATTGGCGCCAATCAAATAGATGTAAACAGCAATTATACGCAAGGTGTGGGTTTATTTTATAGGGTTGAATTCAATACTTTTGGAGAATTATACAACCAGTTTCGAAACCGAATTAGACGAAAAGATAAAAAGCAAGAAAATGATTCTGAAGTAGAAGAAACTGAAAATGATGGGGCTGTAAAATTATGA
- a CDS encoding glycosyltransferase family 4 protein, with product MIIAFDAKRAFFNTSGLGNYSRTLIKNICHFYPQNSYKLFSPVPNSNKKNCFPDLPQNAELIFPQTFTGKLISPLWRSWKITEEISRNKAIIYHGLSNELPFNIKYSGAKSIVTIHDLIFLRYPKLYPAFDRTMYALKFKKACMDADSIIAVSTQTKNDLTEFFNINPSKIYVVYQSCDPSYFSFEENKLTYQKIKIKYNLPENYLLYVGTIEERKNLLSLLKALNQLPGNFNLPIVVIGNKRKDYFKIITDFIASNKLQNKVIFPQGVLNSELPFIYNNAQIFIYPSLFEGFGIPVLEALLCKVPVITSNCSSLPEAAGPSSCLINPLAPEEIAQQIQAILNDSDQRKIRVEQGLIYAQNFSAKNTSTQLMNMYGLITGYNSEITKSV from the coding sequence ATGATAATCGCTTTTGATGCCAAAAGGGCTTTTTTTAACACCAGCGGCCTGGGAAATTATTCCAGAACACTAATAAAAAACATATGTCATTTTTATCCCCAGAATTCCTATAAGTTATTTTCCCCCGTTCCCAATAGCAATAAAAAAAATTGTTTTCCTGATCTACCCCAGAATGCAGAGCTGATTTTCCCCCAAACATTTACTGGTAAATTAATTTCACCCTTATGGAGATCATGGAAAATAACAGAAGAGATAAGTAGAAACAAGGCTATTATTTACCATGGCCTTAGCAATGAGCTTCCTTTTAATATCAAGTATTCTGGCGCTAAATCCATTGTTACCATACATGACCTTATTTTTTTAAGATACCCCAAACTCTATCCTGCCTTTGACAGAACAATGTATGCATTGAAATTTAAGAAAGCATGCATGGATGCTGATAGTATAATTGCTGTTTCAACTCAGACAAAAAATGACCTTACTGAATTCTTTAATATCAATCCGAGTAAGATTTATGTTGTTTACCAAAGTTGTGACCCAAGCTATTTTTCTTTTGAAGAAAATAAACTCACTTACCAAAAGATTAAAATTAAATACAATTTACCAGAAAATTACCTGCTGTATGTTGGAACGATTGAGGAGCGAAAAAATTTACTTTCACTGCTTAAGGCCTTAAATCAACTGCCTGGTAATTTTAATCTTCCAATTGTAGTTATTGGGAACAAAAGGAAAGATTATTTTAAAATTATTACCGATTTTATTGCATCAAATAAGCTTCAAAATAAAGTGATATTTCCACAAGGAGTTTTAAATTCAGAATTACCGTTTATTTACAACAATGCCCAAATTTTTATTTACCCCTCGTTGTTTGAAGGTTTCGGAATTCCTGTTCTTGAAGCCCTGTTGTGTAAAGTGCCGGTAATTACTTCAAATTGTTCCTCATTACCCGAAGCAGCAGGACCTTCTTCATGCCTTATTAACCCTTTGGCCCCAGAGGAGATTGCCCAACAGATTCAGGCTATTTTAAATGATTCAGACCAGAGAAAAATCAGGGTGGAGCAGGGATTAATATATGCCCAAAATTTCAGTGCTAAAAATACTTCAACACAACTCATGAACATGTATGGTTTAATAACAGGATATAATTCAGAAATCACAAAATCAGTTTAA
- a CDS encoding Sua5/YciO/YrdC/YwlC family protein, whose amino-acid sequence MDNNELGQCIDILKKCGIILFTSSIGQILAANAFNNKAVKKITEIKNLLDIESLVIAENESKLIMLLEDIPNLAYDLIENATKPLILKYDRPSGFEKEFLNQDHTISIYIAKDEIIRQISNRGIRALAGIPLAMAAKSQKWLIPGLAETILQKADYVVNLQQENKTSFSSPSVMSLKANGEIKILQK is encoded by the coding sequence ATGGACAATAACGAACTTGGTCAATGCATAGACATTCTAAAAAAATGTGGAATTATTCTGTTTACATCTTCCATTGGACAGATCCTTGCTGCCAATGCTTTTAATAATAAAGCTGTTAAAAAAATAACAGAAATAAAAAATCTTCTGGATATTGAATCATTGGTAATTGCTGAGAATGAATCGAAATTAATAATGCTATTAGAAGATATTCCTAATCTTGCCTATGATTTAATTGAAAATGCAACAAAACCATTGATTCTTAAATATGACCGGCCATCAGGCTTTGAAAAGGAATTTCTTAATCAAGACCATACAATTTCCATATATATTGCTAAGGATGAAATTATTAGGCAGATTTCCAATAGGGGTATAAGGGCCTTGGCAGGGATTCCTTTAGCCATGGCAGCTAAAAGCCAGAAGTGGCTTATTCCAGGATTGGCAGAAACAATTTTGCAGAAAGCTGATTATGTCGTAAATTTGCAGCAGGAAAATAAAACTTCTTTCTCATCACCTTCAGTTATGAGTTTAAAAGCGAATGGAGAAATAAAAATCCTACAGAAATAA